TGACGAGTCCAACGTTGGAATCTTCTGCTTCATCTCTAACCTCCCTGGCTTTCGTGGCATTCTCAAACAAAGGTCTTattcttcacaaaaaaaaaacagagacattttcaaatatcatttaaatttggattctttctttattctttgtAACCAAAATCCAATTCTTGTTAATGGGttcttttcaaaattctttttaagTACTTTTTGTTTTGCAACTTCATATTTAGTTGCTAATTTCCTAGTTGTTATAATAATGTGTATGTGtgaaaaatttattgcaaaTGTTATGTTAGTATTGATTCAATTTTATGAATGCATGCgtgtaaaaaatttctttccatttttttgctGCTGTTGAAATAATTTGTATCAATTCTTGTGATTTTCACAATTTCAATTTGTGTATgtgaaaattttcagtttttagttgtTAGTTCTCTCTGTGTGTGTATGCTAAAATTTCTTGAAATCTTTTGTTAGTTCTGAAAGAAttcttacacacacacacttaaatTTCTGtataatttttgtgattttaatagtcgttttctttatttcttatgcTATCCTCTATGTGTTGCCATTGTTTCATCAgcaattttatttgattctaTACTTCATTTATAGGGAAATtttagacacacacacacacacacatatatatatatatatatatgtatgtataggGCAATTAGTCGGTGTTGTCTTGTGGTTATATTGatgtatttctttatttatatatttctcttggAATTTTGATCTAGGTATTCCGATTTTattgtgaatgaagtagatAAAGAAGGAAATGTAGCTCATCTAACTTCCTTGGATGCCCCTCAGGAGGAGGTAATTAGGATTTAtgggtttctttttgttttataaatttgaatatatttataatgattataGAGTGATCTTTTGATCTATTCAGATTGGTGAGGAAACTGTGACGATGACAGAAGATACAGCTAATACTAAAAGTTATGCTTCTGAAATTGAATCATTTAGATCTCTAGCTGGTGACTCGGATGCCAAGCATTTAGaagattttattaatcaaattaattctGGTGTTGAAGACGGCATTTCACCAATTGTTCTTTCACCAGATTCTGACAAATCTCATCGAACGGTTAGTTTTGGAGTTTGATTTCAATCTATTCATTTATATATCTACCCTTCTGGTCCACATTGGGTTGCCTGTGGTGCTGTCAAGACTGAGAAAATGTTTAGTTTTCGTGAGGCATGAGGTTGGCACATGAATTTTGCTAGGTTTGCAGTTTACTATAGAGCTACCTAAGGCTGAACCAGCCTTACCATTGGTTTGTTTTTGGGTCGAGGGCTTGGTGGTCTACTTGAATGTAGGCTAATATCAAGTTGAAGAAAAGAATGTGTTTATATGCTTCAGAACTAGGAGACTGAGGACAAACTTAACAGACTGGATCTCAATTaattgctttgctttgctttgttaTCCTGCCACTTTATTTTCAAAGCAATTTCCAAAACTGATTGCCAAACCTGGTGTTGGTTTGGTTCCATTTCAAGCTACACCTAGTAAGCATAGATTCCAAGTTTCTCTCCTAGTTCTGTGTTAGCATATCATTTATCACGTACTTTTTGCGTCTTTCAGGCaatgcacaatttttttaagcaGAACTTCAAATTCCTTGTCACTGACGTGGTTGATGGACCAGATGCCTCATCAAAATGCATTCGTGTGAGGTTAAATACTGGAGGTCAAAGAAATAAAGGCAGACACTCCAAAAAACGGAAAGAAAGAGGTGATAAGCCCTTTGATAGCAGAGGTTCAGAAAATTGGTCAGAGAACAATGGGAAGTTCCTTAGGTAATATAGCCAAAGctccttctttttcttggtttcttcataatcatatttatgCCACTTATATGTTTCTTTAAGATTTAAAATCTTACTCTTGAATAAAAAACCTGCATGGTTTAGAAACTAATTTTGATTTGGCACAGCAAAATCATTGAATTGATGAAATATACAGCTGTATTATatgtaatgaaaataaatttttggttaGGAAGGTCAGCATTTCTTCCTTACTCTATAAAGATTTCTACTTTCTGCCAATGAACTCTATCTCAAATGGCACCAAGGTTGAGGATGAGGTTTTGGCTTCAAGACCCACTTGATGcttgtgtaacttaccaataataataaaaaatcttgcACTCTTTGTCTTCTTGACCTCCACTGCTTATTCATGTCATGACATGTTTTAGATGgcatttgaaaatataactaaaACATTCTGTCAATGCAAATACTCAGGTTTCATCTTTACAAGGAGAACAAGGACACACAGGAGGCCTTAGGAGTGATAGGAAAGATGCTTGGCATCCAggtatgtcatttttttttgtattggaAATTGCTTAGCTTTGTGGTGTTCACTATCATGATAATGGAAGGAAGTTAATTCAAAGCTGCTTCTTCTGCCTCTCTCCCCATCTTTTTGTCTGCTTTCTCTTATGATTTGCGGGACATTCCTCCCAAATACGAATAGGTATTAGGGTAGGTTATGGCATGAAACCTCTATTTGAAACTATCCTGGTCAGTGGTCActtgttgaattttctagccttgTGTTTATAAATGAGTAtgtacttcttcttcttctttttttattttttatttttttttattttttaaataataatagtaatttttaaatctttaaataaagaataattttattagatgCATTTTGATGATGCAAACCActatctgttttattttttttttatcactgaTCTTTGCCAATGAGCCCCAGCTCAAATGGCATTTTGTTCTCACAAAGTGTGGATAGAAGGGTGAGTTGTGGACTCAAAAACCACTGGGTGAGTGTCTAAAATTTTTATCACTGCGCTTGTTGCTTGCATACACACTTATACATCGTTAAACATAGATGTTGGTTTAATGATTTCTTAAACATGCACACATGCAAGATAAAACTGGGTACTTGTGTCTTTAATTTTGCTGATTAGAAGTATTTGATGCCCTGTCTGGCTGTGTCTCTGTGTTTTTGTCCACAATTGTGGGGTCCGATGGTTACTAATTGGGTATTTTGCTGACTTGTTTTTACCTTTGATTATGTGTGCACACATGCACTCACACATTCACAAATGCTTGTGATGGAATgataaattgaatttttctaattttcagAACCAGTTAACAATTAAGATGGGtcatatttgtaaaatttgttataaatgtTTGTTAAATAACTTGCTCCTAAGTTTATTGGTATTTTTCTTTGACAGCCGAGGTCTTTTGGGTTTGCGGGTACGAAGGATAAGCGCGCAGTCACGACTCAAAGGGTAATTCATTCTTCCCATTCCACCTTCTTGCGCCTTTGAATGCTGATGGTTTATTACTTTATCTACAAGATTTGCATTTAACGGCTCCTTTGGAGTTCTGTTAAAATTCTTATGTGCGCTTAGTTGTCTTTAACAATAAATATGCACTTGTATTTATCTATAGATGTATATGCATATACATGCACTTAACCTTCCAAATCAACCTATCCTCCTGTTGCCCTGTTGGGAGATTAGAATATAATTGACCATCAGGGAATTTAGCGATTCTAAGTCCTGGTCTTGGAAAGCATGAAGAAACTTTAACTaccaatttcaatttttaggtACATAGTGTTAGAAGTCCTAGTTTATActgtgaaaaataaaagtattttaattgaTGCTTATCTGTGTCAAGGTTTACAAGTTGACTTGGTCAAATTTGCGGATTAATCAGATATACAGATTAAATAGGTTGGCAAATTGAATTTTCCAATGAACACACTAGAGAAAAGTCTGAAGCTTCTCTTCATTGTCATAACAAGGTATCAAAGAATTACACTTgggatttattttaaatttcaattgagTGGGAATCTATCATTATGATGGGAATAGTCGcttttccttatctttttcctAAGATTATGCTTCTGATTTATCTGCATTTCAAGTGCAtgggaatttttctttttcataataatagtaatagcttctacatatattattattatttatttgattaagTATTCAAGCTACCACTCTCAGGTTCCCACTTTGGTGAACAGAACAAGGTCATGACCCATTTAGTGGTGGCTGAAAGAAGTCATTAAGTAgttaaattaatacttcatttGGAGAAGGATGTCCTAGCGTAGTCTCTTTTTTGTGTTTCCAGGTAACAGCTTTCAAGCAGCATGCAAGTAGATTAGCTGCTCTTAATGAAAGGTTGATTGGTATCAAAGTGGGTGACTTTTGGTAAGGTCAATGAgttcttatttctttgttttattgaCCTTTTTGTTGCGTGATGCATACGTGTCTTATAGCTGCATTTTTGTCCAGCTATGTTAAGGAAGGACTTCTTCTTGGCCAGCTCATGGGAAACCGGTTTACAATCACATTGCGGTTAGGGTGTTTGCCTTGTTTACTAAACCAGttttattttcagtaataaatatttcatatttctttcttaaaaCATCCGTGTGCTTACTTTCACTCTTAATGTTATCCACTCACCCCGCTCATTGTTTCCTCTCAGAGGAGTTGTTGCAGATTCTGATGATACTGTCAAAGCATCTGCAGATGCATTGGGAAGGCTTGGGTTTATCAACTACTTTGGTTTACAAGTACATGCTTAATCTGTTAATCATCACTTGCTTTTTATGTTTGTGGACAcgccttttctttttggaattttgttgtGATGAATGCAAGGATATATTCTTATGCTTTACAAATTTGGTTTGATTACTGCCAACTGATTTTGAATTAAATGTCAGTTATTAAACCTATTATAAAATCCCATTATGTTTGATAGATAACAAAGTTCTCTAAAGTCCACTTGCAAAAGCCCAGAATGTCATTTTCTGGCCTAGGATATTTTGCATGGTTGGTCATTGTCATCCAGCTAATGCAGCCTAAATATCTCTTATTAAGCACCTTATACTTGTACGGTAGATTGCTCCTTTAAATGTGAAACAATACCAATTTCATCCAAACATAGATTttgtcaaaaattcaaaatcaaataattaactTTTAATGTGGACTTATCTAGGGTGTTAGGTACATGCCAAATGATCTCTCAATAGTATGTAACATCTCCAGCATATTTTTGGCATGGACCTAACTCCTTTTAAGAAGTTTCGAAGCCAAGTTGAAGAGAAGcaaattaatgattaaataatgTTGGAATTCTGTAGTTGATCTCATTAGACCTGTTTGTGTTGACAAGatcactttattttatttttattgatacaCAGAAGTCTGAAACTTATGGCATTGACCCCTTCTATGTTTCTTGCTGGTGTCAGTCAGTGCTGAATCACTTTAGAGTAAACTGCATGACTTGGATTACCTAAGTGAACAAAATGCTCACTCTTATGGTATATGGGTCAGATTGTCAGAATTGTTTAATGGTTACTATTATTGAACTGTATGCAAATGAACTCAGCGTTTTGGAAGCGGTTCTGTGCCGACACATCTTATTGGGGCTGCATTATTCCGAGGAGAGTGGAAGGCTGCTGTAAGCATGATTCTTGATCCAAGAGAAGGGGATATCCTTGTactgtttgtttattttatgaggagaaattattatttacttcACAATTTTAAACTCAAGTGGTTTTTCACACTTTCTATTcagtataaaataatttgtgctgtttttcttaatttaaacCTTTACAAAGAACTGTCATAGCAAAGGCACGCGAATATTACAAGGAAAGTAATGATATTGAAGGGACCTTGAAGCAGTTACCTCGACACT
This genomic stretch from Quercus lobata isolate SW786 chromosome 3, ValleyOak3.0 Primary Assembly, whole genome shotgun sequence harbors:
- the LOC115980035 gene encoding multisubstrate pseudouridine synthase 7 isoform X1, whose translation is MYLLNSFSALKPKLKPYFLCNSNFNSNYYPITTTKSSITQMATKVDESNVGIFCFISNLPGFRGILKQRYSDFIVNEVDKEGNVAHLTSLDAPQEEIGEETVTMTEDTANTKSYASEIESFRSLAGDSDAKHLEDFINQINSGVEDGISPIVLSPDSDKSHRTAMHNFFKQNFKFLVTDVVDGPDASSKCIRVRLNTGGQRNKGRHSKKRKERGDKPFDSRGSENWSENNGKFLRFHLYKENKDTQEALGVIGKMLGIQPRSFGFAGTKDKRAVTTQRVTAFKQHASRLAALNERLIGIKVGDFCYVKEGLLLGQLMGNRFTITLRGVVADSDDTVKASADALGRLGFINYFGLQRFGSGSVPTHLIGAALFRGEWKAAVSMILDPREGERTVIAKAREYYKESNDIEGTLKQLPRHLVAERAILQCLKKCPGNYLQALKAVPRTLRMMYIHSYQSYLWNHAASLRVQKYGTDQVVLGDLVYCKGDNTENVSGGMLECEDDSNNDADDSNHLDEISGTDLPEERNNLVKVVTAEDIHTGNYTIDDVVLPMPGSRVIYPSNDIANVFHDLAKKDAISLLESVHSVKEFSLTSITGSYRRVFQKPLDFEWELLSYTDGNIPLVETDLEKIAKSKPVKKAREEDLANGNDKNNLFDCTKQSEILENDMKTETDDNEVEGEQEDVLPRVESQEPQMALKLSFTLPASCYATMAIRELLKTSTSVAYHKTLN